One genomic window of Longimicrobiales bacterium includes the following:
- a CDS encoding electron transfer flavoprotein subunit beta/FixA family protein codes for MNIYVCIKRVPDTEARIKVNGAAIDPAGIKHVISPYDEFALEAALRLKESKGAGEVVVVSVGDASSGEQLRTALAMGADRAVLLRGEVTPDGLATAKALAAELKDATPDLVLLGMKGVDHDQQQVGPMLAELLDLPCVTVVSELQVEDGKVVAHREIEGGVEVVEAPLPAVLTITKGKDEPRYPSLKGIMAAKKKPLEEKPAQLGESRLSVTAMSPPPDRPPGRIVGQGVDAVPELVRLLREEAKVL; via the coding sequence GTGAACATCTACGTGTGTATCAAGCGCGTTCCGGACACGGAGGCGCGCATCAAGGTGAACGGTGCCGCGATCGATCCTGCCGGCATCAAGCACGTGATCAGTCCGTACGACGAGTTCGCGCTCGAGGCAGCGCTGCGACTGAAGGAGTCGAAGGGCGCGGGCGAAGTCGTCGTCGTGAGCGTTGGTGATGCCAGTTCTGGCGAACAGCTCCGCACCGCACTCGCGATGGGCGCCGATCGCGCGGTGCTGCTCAGGGGCGAGGTCACGCCCGATGGGCTCGCCACGGCCAAGGCGCTGGCTGCCGAGCTGAAGGACGCCACACCTGATCTCGTGCTGCTCGGCATGAAGGGCGTCGACCACGACCAGCAGCAGGTCGGGCCGATGCTTGCCGAGCTCCTGGACTTGCCGTGCGTTACGGTCGTATCCGAGCTCCAGGTCGAAGACGGCAAGGTCGTCGCGCACCGCGAGATCGAGGGCGGTGTGGAAGTGGTCGAGGCGCCGCTGCCGGCGGTGCTGACGATCACCAAGGGCAAGGACGAGCCGCGTTATCCATCGCTCAAGGGGATCATGGCGGCGAAAAAGAAGCCGCTCGAGGAGAAGCCGGCGCAGCTCGGTGAGAGCAGGCTGAGCGTGACCGCGATGAGCCCGCCCCCGGACCGCCCGCCGGGTCGCATCGTCGGTCAGGGCGTGGACGCAGTGCCGGAGCTGGTCCGACTGCTGCGCGAAGAAGCCAAGGTGCTGTAG
- a CDS encoding DNA-3-methyladenine glycosylase encodes MSARRPDALPLPQSFYARGAERVARALLGQLLVSTIGETRAVGRIVETEAYIGPHDDASHAAERIGRTMRNESMFGPPGIAYVYRIYGVHWCLNVVTDRAEYPAAVLIRALEPIEGLDVMRVRRSVVRTERDLCSGPGKLAQALGITGAQDGHPLDSPPLCILEGARVPARRVVTRTRVGITRAHDLPLRFYERGNPHVSRW; translated from the coding sequence GTGAGCGCCCGCAGGCCTGACGCGCTCCCGCTGCCGCAGTCGTTCTATGCGCGCGGCGCGGAGCGCGTCGCGCGTGCGCTGCTCGGCCAGCTCCTCGTCTCGACGATCGGCGAAACGCGTGCGGTCGGTCGCATCGTCGAGACCGAAGCGTACATCGGTCCGCACGACGATGCGTCGCACGCGGCGGAGCGCATCGGGCGGACCATGCGCAACGAGTCGATGTTCGGCCCTCCCGGAATCGCGTACGTGTACCGCATCTACGGCGTGCACTGGTGCCTCAACGTGGTCACCGACCGTGCAGAGTACCCGGCAGCGGTCCTGATCCGCGCGCTGGAGCCGATCGAGGGACTGGACGTGATGCGCGTGCGTCGTTCGGTAGTACGCACCGAGCGTGACCTGTGCAGCGGCCCCGGCAAGCTGGCGCAGGCGCTGGGCATCACCGGTGCACAGGATGGTCATCCGCTCGACTCGCCGCCGCTCTGCATTCTCGAGGGTGCGCGCGTGCCCGCGCGACGTGTGGTCACGCGTACACGCGTGGGCATCACGCGCGCACACGATCTGCCGCTGCGATTCTACGAGCGCGGCAACCCGCACGTATCGCGCTGGTAG